In the Nicotiana tabacum cultivar K326 unplaced genomic scaffold, ASM71507v2 Un00418, whole genome shotgun sequence genome, one interval contains:
- the LOC142179230 gene encoding mediator of RNA polymerase II transcription subunit 23-like encodes MGPLLPRLANAQTLFSKTLSLLLNILVDVFGRNSQLSAPIEATEITDLIDFLHHVIHYEGQGGPVQASSKPRSEILALFGRATENLRPDVQHLLSHLNSDANSSIYAATHPKIVQTP; translated from the exons ATGGGTCCTTTGCTTCCGAGGTTGGCCAATGCTCAGACCCTTTTCAGTAAG ACACTATCGctacttttgaatattttggTGGATGTCTTTGGGAGGAACTCACAGCTATCAGCACCTATTGAAGCAACTGAAATTACTGATCTTATTGACTTCCT GCATCATGTAATTCATTACGAGGGGCAGGGAGGGCCAGTGCAAGCGTCTAGCAAACCTAGATCTGAAATTTTGGCTCTTTTTGGACGAGCAACAGAAAATTTGCGTCCAGATGTTCAACATCTTCTTTCCCACCTCAACAGTGATGCAAATAGTTCTATTTATGCTGCAACTCACCCAAAAATTGTCCAAACTCCTTAA